One window of the Rhipicephalus sanguineus isolate Rsan-2018 chromosome 2, BIME_Rsan_1.4, whole genome shotgun sequence genome contains the following:
- the LOC119381853 gene encoding sodium/hydrogen exchanger 10: protein MNSLIGQDGDAEFNLHDRQVSVIILLVVAVIAGVCRALRRFLNIPVVAVVTALGFSAGRLVSGYDAKEKVLPVTDQHIRELLFLYLPVLTFTGSFNLRSQLFRQCFWQCVLLGFGGLLFSTMLFMLYMSGTRDADKQHLAETVLISLLTCCPELMFVSDMNALSSARSHILETIIMGEPLIGATVLWMAYRFSTLSEQLTVYAFLKTVTSTLFIGPLVGKALGHALAMAMIALAQDLPVSIVVSAISVIATWAFAEQFMHGAGISTILSMGLAASSHAADTVSNPIAIRKFWMLIRYGYNVVVIFLSAYRIGRDSQEFLSWHEIISPVNAYVAKIGVRFVTVIVMYPLLSSVGYSLSWQQCLIVAWANFKGAIMIAMDLTRAFPTVNLKHALQEQFVRLGTLFLVQVLNTTTLPKLVSMLGLLALSDVERANMNMVIIALRNTANSSTSFQRRDKKFSGADWKWVQMHTYIDNPYGGVEEDDHAEQTDTYMPARLYRNAAARKASCSILRLQKVCCNKQYEDGMIHSKTRSKILAALQYPMEKEVYLDYNMMEPFVTVPDWIYRLKDMVQRFAGNEAIEKRQSKSVRSTRSRTDDDEDNMEQVSLLSAMLKEGWYHALVGFIALGFVLLLSGLALFMITKRTDPSQYELLLSIITSVQGAYLLLYSIEMGSLVYTIGMLRVGKDIWKQLDVIMYFLVVTEFALISMASVSGGGKPDATYTSFLQISFIILISCRIVKTLQKRVVLFLWIWDMLDVLLNRKLFYAYDLSWAYITAEDEAMNKVSRFVTTPQLAAAIRENSGYNKLRTLKNVVDIQQRYPNIEVATKTRQAARRILNKAFDGLRELHEGGLLDEKQFGLLFSNLSWMIQRADGMPANVTVGNAAFNTMLSVPWLSRDVVPRLLNSFYQYLKEGELLVEKNNMHDCVFIICSGIVRVSGCNEEPWANPVQLANSDSTHFYFCEGAFQDYLVAPDSLGLLGFLTSRPSVCQCVCETDVEVCCIPMEEMTALIEQHPEAPNLVYRMWFSVAIRIGLAVLVNQKRYQEWTHDKLKRFLENGIMPNLYYAIDFSLDEAVLDVILVQGVVQCSKTQELYTGPAYIPGTVREMTLPGIPSDRARPIMLITTAMRYHLPSDLDWFHQPLTHYDYKKQRAVSVAVVGPG from the exons ATGAATTCCCTGATCGGCCAGGATGGCGACGCCGAGTTCAACCTCCACGACAGGCAGGTGAGCGTGATCATCCTCCTGGTGGTGGCAGTCATCGCCGGCGTGTGCCGCGCGCTGCGACGCTTTCTGAACATACCCGTCGTGGCCGTGGTTACAGCGCTGGGATTCAGCGCAGGCCGCCTCGTCAGTGGCTACGACGCGAAAGAGAAAGTTCTTCCGGTTACCGACCAGCACATCCGTGAGCTGCTCTTCCTCTACTTGCCCGTGCTCACGTTCACCGGCTCGTTCAACCTTCGCAGCCAACTGTTCAGGCAGTGCTTCTGGCAGTGCGTGCTGCTTGGCTTTGGTGGTCTGCTCTTCAGCACCATGCtcttcatgctgtacatgtcggGCACCCGGGACGCCGACAAGCAGCACTTGGCCGAGACGGTGCTCATCAGCCTGCTCACCTGCTGTCCCGAGCTCATGTTCGTGTCCGACATGAACGCGCTGTCGTCGGCACGCTCGCACATACTCGAGACCATCATCATGGGCGAGCCGCTCATCGGAGCCACCGTTCTCTGGATGGCCTACCGGTTCAGCACGCTGTCGGAGCAGTTGACTGTTTATGCCTTCCTAAAGACAGTCACGTCTACGCTGTTCATCGGGCCGCTGGTGGGCAAGGCGCTCGGGCACGCACTCGCGATGGCCATGATAGCGTTGGCACAGGACCTTCCCGTCTCCATCGTGGTGAGTGCTATCAGCGTGATTGCGACGTGGGCCTTCGCCGAACAGTTCATGCACGGTGCTGGAATCAGCACCATCCTCTCAATGGGTCTTGCCGCCAGCTCTCACGCAGCGGACACTGTGTCCAACCCGATAGCGATCAGGAAGTTCTGGATGCTCATCAGGTACGGCTACAacgtcgtcgtcatcttcttGTCTGCTTATCGGATAGGCCGAGACTCGCAAGAGTTTCTGTCGTGGCATGAGATAATCAGCCCAGTCAACGCGTACGTTGCCAAGATCGGCGTCCGGTTCGTCACTGTCATCGTGATGTATCCGCTGCTGTCGTCTGTGGGCTATAGCCTCAGTTGGCAGCAATGCTTGATTGTGGCTTGGGCGAACTTCAAGGGTGCCATAATGATCGCCATGGACTTGACCAGGGCTTTCCCGACCGTCAACCTCAAGCACGCCCTTCAGGAACAGTTTGTTCGCCTGGGCACGCTATTTCTTGTGCAAGTCCTGAACACCACAACGCTGCCGAAACTAGTGTCCATGCTCGGGCTCCTGGCACTGTCGGACGTGGAAAGGGCCAACATGAACATGGTCATAATCGCGCTTCGCAACACCGCGAATTCGTCAACTAGCTTTCAGCGACGAGACAAGAAGTTCTCAGGTGCCGACTGGAAGTGGGTTCAGATGCACACGTATATCGACAACCCTTACGGAGGCGTCGAGGAAGACGACCACGCTGAGCAGACGGACACATACATGCCGGCACGCCTCTACAGGAATGCTGCTGCAAGGAAGGCCAGCTGCTCCATCCTCAGACTTCAGAAGGTTTGTTGCAACAAGCAATACGAGGATGGCATGATTCACAGCAAAACGAGGAGCAAGATACTGGCCGCCCTGCAGTATCCTATGGAGAAGGAAGTCTACCTGGATTACAACATGATGGAGCCTTTCGTGACCGTCCCCGACTGGATCTACCGGCTTAAGGACATGGTGCAACGATTCGCCGGTAACGAAGCCATTGAGAAGCGCCAATCCAAATCAGTACGTTCCACCCGCTCGCGAACAGATGACGACGAAGACAATATGGAGCAAGTTAGCCTCCTCTCAGCCATGCTCAAGGAAGGCTGGTACCACGCCTTGGTCGGATTCATTGCTTTGGGCTTCGTGTTGCTGCTCAGTGGCCTGGCTTTGTTTATGATTACAAAGCGCACGGACCCGTCACAGTATGAGCTACTCCTGTCGATCATCACGTCAGTGCAGGGCGCTTACCTGCTGCTCTATTCGATCGAGATGGGCAGTCTGGTGTACACCATTGGCATGCTGCGCGTCGGCAAGGATATATGGAAGCAGCTTGATGTTATCATGTACTTCCTGGTCGTGACCGAGTTCGCGCTCATCAGCATGGCCTCCGTGAGCGGTGGCGGCAAGCCCGACGCTACTTACACCAGCTTCCTGCAGATAAGCTTCATCATACTAATCTCGTGCCGGATCGTGAAGACACTGCAGAAGCGCGTCGTGCTTTTCTTGTGGATATGGGACATGCTGGACGTGCTGCTTAACCGCAAACTGTTCTACGCGTATGACCTCAGCTGGGCCTACATCACGGCTGAGGACGAGGCGATGAACAAGGTGTCCCGTTTCGTCACCACGCCACAGCTGGCGGCCGCCATTCGTGAGAACAGCGGCTACAACAAGCTGCGGACACTCAAGAACGTCGTGGACATCCAGCAGCGCTACCCCAACATCGAAGTGGCGACCAAGACGCGCCAGGCAGCTCGAAGGATCCTCAACAAGGCGTTCGACGGCCTCAGGGAGCTGCACGAAGGGGGCCTACTGGACGAGAAGCAGTTCGGCTTGCTCTTCTCCAACCTGTCGTGGATGATCCAGCGCGCCGACGGCATGCCCGCCAACGTGACCGTGGGCAACGCCGCCTTCAACACGATGCTCAGCGTGCCGTGGCTCTCGCGCGACGTCGTCCCGCGGCTGCTCAATTCCTTCTACCAGTACCTGAAGGAAGGCGAGCTGCTGGTGGAAAAGAACAACATGCACGACTGCGTCTTCATCATCTGCTCGGGTATCGTCCGGGTGAGCGGCTGCAACGAGGAGCCCTGGGCGAACCCCGTGCAGCTCGCCAACTCGGACTCGACGCACTTCTACTTCTGCGAGGGCGCCTTCCAGGACTACCTCGTGGCGCCCGACAGTCTCGGCCTGCTGGGCTTCCTGACGTCCAGGCCGTCGGTGTGCCAGTGCGTATGCGAGACGGACGTCGAGGTGTGCTGCATCCCCATGGAGGAGATGACGGCGCTGATCGAGCAGCACCCGGAGGCGCCGAACCTCGTCTACCGCATGTGGTTCAGCGTGGCCATCCGCATCGGGCTTGCCGTGCTCGTGAACCAGAAGCGGTACCAG GAGTGGACGCACGACAAGCTAAAGCGCTTCCTGGAGAACGGCATCATG